Genomic segment of Caproiciproducens sp. NJN-50:
CCGCGGACTGAAAGAGATTCTGGAAACGGAGGCGGCGGAGTACCCGATGCCGGAACCGCCCGGTCCGATTCCGTTCCCAAAAAGGGAAAGCGGGCCGATCCCCGAACCGGAGGAGGAGTCAGGACAGACCCCGAAAAAACCGGAGCCTGAGCCGGAGCTTGCGGCCGGAGACCCGGAACGGCAGGAGAACCGTACTGAGCCTGAACCGCCGGCCGGCGAAAACCCGCCGGAACCTGAGGAACCGCCCGCGCCGCCGCGCGGAGCCAGGCACCGGTTCCGCCTGTTCGGCGCGGAGGAACCGGAGGAATCGTTCGCCGAAGAGCCCCCTGAGCAGGAGGAGCTGGACGATTACACGGACCCGTCCGACGCACCCTCCGTCCGGCACGATCTTCTCAAAAACGTCACGCGGCTCTCGCTCCGCCTGGCAGTCACGGGGATCACGTCCCTGATTCTGCTTCTGGTCGGAATCGTGGCCGAGCATCCGGCGGTCCTTCCGCCGGATTTACATACGATTCTGGACGGGCCGTCCTACCCGTTCATCCAGCTTGTCTTTCTGATCGTCGCGGCGGGATTCAGTTTTCCAACATTCTGGAACGGGATCAAAGGGCTGACCTCGTTTCAGGCAAACGGGGATTCGGCCGCGGCCGTGGCGGTCCTGGCCGCTCTGGTTCAAAATGTCGTGCTGCTGGTTCTCGGGGTTCCCGGAGGGATCCACCTGTACTCTCCCCTTGCAGCCTTCGCCCTGTTCCTCAACGCCGCGGGCAAGTTCAGCATGGCGCGGCGCATGTTCGAAAACTTCCGGTATCTTTGCACCAAAGACCGGAAGTACGCCGTGCGCCTCTACGGCGACTACAACACTTCCCTGCGCCTTGCCAAGGACTGCGTGCTCGGAGAGCCGCACATCGCCTATCAGTCTGAAGCGGCATTCCTGCGCAGCTTCCTGCGGATTTCCTACACGCCGGACCCGGCGGACCACATTTCGCAGGTCCTGGCCCCCGCCGGGTTCCTTCTCAGCCTGGCGCTGTGCGCCGCGGCCGCGTTTCTCACGTCCGGCGGCGCGGTTTCGGCCATCACGGTTCTGGCCGCTTCCTGCTGCGTCTGCGTCCCGTTCACCAACATGCTGTGCGTCAACCTGCCGGTTTCCCGGCTGTGCGGAATTGCCCGCCGCAGCGGCTCGATGGTGGCGGGCTGGTCGGCGATCGACCGCTTCAGCGCCGCTAACGCCGTGATGCTGGACGCGCAGGACCTGTTCCCGCGCGGAACGGTGATTTTGAACGGCATCCGCACCTTCGCGGGGCAGCGCATCGACGAGGCGATCATGGACGCCGCCGCGCTGATGGGCACGGTCGGCGGCCCGCTTTCCGACCTGTTCGACCAGATCATCAAAAGCCGCCGGGAAATCCTGCCGAAAATCGGCGAACCCGTTTACGAGGACGGGAAGGGCGTGAGCGGAACCGTCTCCGGCCGGCAGATCCTGATCGGTACGAATGAACTGATGCGCGCGCACGGAATCGAGCCTCCGTCCCGCGACTATGAGAAAAAATACATCCAAAGCGGAAAAAGGCTGGTTTACCTGGCCTCCGGCGGATGTCTGGTCGCCATGTTCATCATCGACTACACTTCCGATCTGCGGCGCTCCCAGGCGCTGCGGCGGATGGAACGCAACGGGATCAGCCTGATCGTCCGCACCAGCGACCCGAACATCACGCCGCGTTTTCTGGCCGAATGCTTCGGCCTGTACGAGCAGGAAATCTCCGTTCTGCCGGAGCAGCTCGGCAAGGTCTACACCGGTCTTATCTCCGCAGAGCCCGACCGCGCGGACGCGATGATCGCCACAAAAGGGCGCGCCTTCGCGATGCTCCGCCTGCTGACCGGATGCATCCGCCAGCGCGCGAACATTTCCGTCGCCGTCGCGCTGCAGGCCGCGGCGGTCGCACTCGGCTTCGCGCTCGTGGCGTTCCTGTCGCTCACCTCCGGCCTCCAGCACCTCAGCCTGACCGCGCTCGCGATCTACGAGGCCTTCTGGACCGCCGCCATCCTGCTTGTCCCCCGCATCCGCCGCCCCTGACCATCCGGCCGGGGACCATCCGGTCGGGACGGTCCGCCAGTCAGAACGGAAAAAGCCGTTTGCTTAGTCTGGCGGGACAGAAGTTGGAATCTCCCGAAAGCGAAAGCCGGGAACGCCGTAGGCGCGAAAAGAAAGGGCGGAAAACTTTCCGGGTTACGGGGTTGTCCCGGATTTCAACATACTGCAACTCTTCAGGCTATGGCCACAGAATAGAAACCGGTAGGGCAAGAAAAGATCATTGCGTTCACGTCCAGCACAAAGTTAAATATCTGCGATTTGTATTATGATTAAAAAATATAACAGATTGTTGATAAAAATCGGGAGCGGAGCGCCATTCGGGCTGGACGCTCCGCTCCCTTTTTTGCCGGCGGAATCTCTCTCACTGCGCCGGGTATGGGCTGGACAGGCCCGATCTTTTTGCGGGCCTAGGGCCCGGTGGCTCTTAACCGATCATTTCTTCTTGTTTTTTCATTTGCGCTCCGGCCGCGCGGGCCCTTCCTTTCGGCTCTGTCCGAAAGGAAGCAAAGTACGGGTGGGGGGCAGCGTACCGCTGCATCTACGCTTTCCTTTCCCGGAGCGGCGAAAAAACAGGGAAGCAACGATGTTTTCTCAGCCGGGTATGCCGTAGGCACGTCCGGACCGGATGGTCCCCCTAACACCCCTCGGGAGCCGTCAAGAAGATTTTTTCTGTTCTTCTAACAACTGCTTTTCATTGACGACGGGGGCTGAAAAATTAAAGCCACAGAGTATTTACCTAAAAGCTGAAAATTTTCAGAAAATTACCTTTTTATATACGGCGTAAGATTGGGAATCGTTCAATGGGAAGCTCTGGCTTGATAACAAAACTGTTCTTCATGACAGGTGCCGGGGTGCAGGGGGACGTTTAGGTGCCCCTCCCGACGGGAAGTTGAAGTCCCCCTGCATAGTCTTTGCCGCCTTTCTGCTATATCAGAAAGGCGGGGCCTGTCCGGCCTGAGGACAGAAAAAGAAAATAGAAGAAATAAAAGGTTAAGAGCCACCGGGCCTTAGGCCCGCAGAGACCCGGCCCGCGCGGCCTGAGCGCAGAAGAGAAAATCAGAAGAAATAAAGGCTTAAGAGCCACCGGGCCTCAGGCCCGCAAAAATACAGGCCCGCACGGCCTGAGCGCAATAACAAAATAAGAAAGCGGATCCGGAACACAAGATTCCGAATCCGCCCTTTTTGGCACACGATCAGATTCCCGGAGGACGATTTTTCAGGCTGAGCTTTTTGACCACGCAGCCCCGCTCCGTTCTGCGCGTTTCTGCCGCGCGTATCCCGGACCGCGGGACGCCTGAGCAGGTCCGTCTCTGACCGCTTCGCCGGACAGACGGGAGGGGTTCCCTCGGCGAAGCCATGCGGGCGCCGGAGAATGATTCACAGCGCCCCCAGTCTTATTTTATTCCGAGGGGCCCCCTTTCGTGCGCGATTCCGGCGCTTTCCAGAGGCCGCAGGATAAGTTATTTCATATTTCTATGAACGTAAATGCTAAGCGCCTGAAACAGCTTCCATCCAACGGAGATCAGCGTCATATAGGCGAGTATTCTCAAAAGAGACTCAATCACATTCAAAGCCGGCATCCAGGTGAGGTATTCCATCGGATTTTCCCCCTTTTACCGTGTATCGCACGGAAAGCACACCGATTGCCCGATCAAACGGTTTTTCCGGGGCGGCCGCAGCGGATCTGACGATTAAAAATTGATTTTGTTTTCCAGGTAGGCGGTCAGGCCGTCGATGGCGATGCGCTCCTGCTTCATGGTGTCGCGGTCGCGCACGGTCACGCAGCCGTCCTTTTCACTGTCGAAGTCGAAGGTGATGCAGAACGGGGTGCCGATTTCATCCTGCCGGCGGTAGCGCTTGCCGATGGAGCCGGTATCGTCGTAATCGATCATGAACCGCTTGGCAAGTTCGGTGTAAACCTCCTGCGCGCGGCCGTTCAGCTTTTTGCTCAGGGGAAGCACGGCGGCCTTATAGGGCGCGAGCGCCGGGTGCAGATGCATCACAACGCGGGTGTCTCCGCCTTCCAGCGTTTCTTCGTCATAGGCGTCGCATAGGAACGCGAGCGCCACGCGGTCCGCGCCGAGCGACGGCTCGATGACGTAGGGGATGTAGTGCTCCTTCGATTCCGGATCGAAGAATTCCAGGCTCTTGCCGGAGTGCTCCTGGTGGCGGGACAGGTCGTAGTTGGTGCGGTCCGCGATGCCCCAGAGCTCGCCCCAGCCGAACGGGAAGAGGTATTCGATGTCTGTCGTCGCCTTGGAATAAAACGAGAGCTCCTCCTTTTCATGGTCCCGCAGGCGGATATTCTGCTCCGTCATGCCGAGGTCCATGAGCCACTTTTCGCAGAAATCCTTCCAGAAATGGAACCAGTCGAGGTCGGTGTCCGGCTTGCAGAAAAATTCCAGCTCCATCTGCTCAAACTCGCGCGTGCGGAACGTGAAGTTGCCGGGCGTGATCTCGTTGCGGAAGCTCTTGCCGATCTGCGCGATGCCGAACGGGATTTTTCTTCTGGTGGTGCGCTGCACGTTCGCAAAGTTGACGAAAATGCCCTGCGCCGTTTCCGGGCGCAGGTAGATTTCATTTTTCGCGTCCTCCGTCACGCCCTGAAAGGTTTTGAACATCAGGTTGAACTGGCGGATATCCGTGAAATTTTCGCTGCCGCAGACCGGGCACTTGATGTGGTGTTCGCGGATGAAGTCCATCATCTTCTGGTTGCTCCAGCCGTCTGCGCTCTCGCCGGTAAAATCTTCGATCAGCTTGTCGGCGCGGTGGCGCGCCTTGCAGTCGCGGCAGTCCATCAGCGGATCGGAAAACCCGCCCACATGGCCGGAGGCGACCCAGACCTCCGGGTTCATCAGAATGGCGGAATCCAGGCCGACGTTGTAGGGGCTTTCCTGAACGAATTTTTTCCTCCACGCGGCTTTGACGTTGTTCTTGAATTCCACGCCGAGCGGGCCGTAGTCCCACGTGTTGGAAAGTCCGCCGTAGATTTCGGAACCCGAATAGACAAATCCGCGGTTCTTGCACAGGGCGACAATCTGGTCCATCGTTTTTTCAGTTGCTTGCATGCTGTTTCCTCCAGATCCGGCGGGACGCTGGCTGCGCCCCCCGATTATTTTTTGCGGAATATGACGAGTTTGCTTAAAACATAGTTGATCGCGATGACGATTACATTGTCCACCGCTTTCGCGGCAAGGCTGTTCCACGCGAGAATGTCGATGAAAAGCCACATACAGGCGTAGTCCACGCCAAGCGAAAGAAGGCGCGCCGCCACAAAGCCGAGCAGCTCCCGCCAGAAGACGTCCGCCTGAAAGCTGCTGCTGCGGAACACCCACAGTTTATTGGTGATGAACGCGAACGCGACGGCGAGGACCCACGCCAGCGCGTTCGCGGCCTGCCACGGCCAGCGCAGGGCGCTGTAGCAGAACTCGAAAACGGCGATATTGAGAACGGTGGTCAGAACGCCGAAAACCAGGTACAGGATCATCTCCGGGCTGGTCAGAAAGCGCCACAATTTGAGCAGACGTTTCATTGATGCCTCCATACGGGAACAAGTAGTTATAGTTTACCATTCCCATCGGTTTCTTTCAACCGAAATACAATATTTTCAGCCGGAGCTTCCGATCTTCGGCCGGATATGACGCATATCGGCACGCCGGGGCGGAAATCCGGAAAAAACTGGACGGCTCCCACAAATTGACAGTGCCGCGAACAAAAAGTATAATGAGGACAGATGATTTCATATGCTTGGAGATAAAGGAGAGGTACATAATATGGAAAAAAAGAATCTGCGGAAAACCGAGGGCCTTCCGTTTACGCTCGGCATGGCGG
This window contains:
- a CDS encoding glycine--tRNA ligase, coding for MQATEKTMDQIVALCKNRGFVYSGSEIYGGLSNTWDYGPLGVEFKNNVKAAWRKKFVQESPYNVGLDSAILMNPEVWVASGHVGGFSDPLMDCRDCKARHRADKLIEDFTGESADGWSNQKMMDFIREHHIKCPVCGSENFTDIRQFNLMFKTFQGVTEDAKNEIYLRPETAQGIFVNFANVQRTTRRKIPFGIAQIGKSFRNEITPGNFTFRTREFEQMELEFFCKPDTDLDWFHFWKDFCEKWLMDLGMTEQNIRLRDHEKEELSFYSKATTDIEYLFPFGWGELWGIADRTNYDLSRHQEHSGKSLEFFDPESKEHYIPYVIEPSLGADRVALAFLCDAYDEETLEGGDTRVVMHLHPALAPYKAAVLPLSKKLNGRAQEVYTELAKRFMIDYDDTGSIGKRYRRQDEIGTPFCITFDFDSEKDGCVTVRDRDTMKQERIAIDGLTAYLENKINF
- a CDS encoding GtrA family protein; amino-acid sequence: MKRLLKLWRFLTSPEMILYLVFGVLTTVLNIAVFEFCYSALRWPWQAANALAWVLAVAFAFITNKLWVFRSSSFQADVFWRELLGFVAARLLSLGVDYACMWLFIDILAWNSLAAKAVDNVIVIAINYVLSKLVIFRKK